A part of Micromonospora chersina genomic DNA contains:
- a CDS encoding LysR family transcriptional regulator has protein sequence MLERYEIETFLTLAEELHFGRTAERLRVTTGRISHVVRKLERRIGAPLFERTSRVVRLTPIGARLAEELRPLVAGIEDAVQRAVDAGRGLAGELRVAYVGESTAPVLLRAVALFTERHPDCVVHVHEAPLATTRSSLRDGSIDVLIASYPFDGMANGPALLHERRVLAVAADHPLAGAESVSLEVLADHPVVQYPAVTSAAFKRDRTPDRTPSGRPVPQGPAGTSFSEMLALVAMGRGVLPVGEQTRHYHARPDLAYVPIRDAPPISRGPVWLASNTTTRVREFVRAAVDANPAPEA, from the coding sequence GTGCTGGAGCGGTACGAGATCGAGACGTTCCTGACCCTCGCCGAGGAGCTGCACTTCGGGCGTACCGCCGAGCGGCTGCGGGTGACCACCGGGCGGATCAGCCACGTGGTGCGGAAGCTGGAACGCCGGATCGGCGCGCCGCTCTTCGAGCGGACCAGCCGGGTCGTCCGGCTCACCCCGATCGGCGCCCGCCTGGCCGAGGAACTGCGCCCGCTGGTGGCCGGCATCGAGGACGCCGTCCAGCGCGCCGTCGACGCCGGGCGCGGGCTGGCCGGCGAGCTGCGGGTGGCGTACGTCGGTGAGTCGACCGCCCCGGTGCTGCTGCGGGCCGTCGCCCTGTTCACCGAGCGTCACCCGGACTGCGTGGTGCACGTCCACGAGGCCCCGCTCGCCACCACCCGGTCGAGCCTGCGGGACGGCTCGATCGACGTGCTGATCGCCTCGTACCCCTTCGACGGCATGGCGAACGGCCCGGCGCTGCTGCACGAGCGCCGGGTGCTCGCGGTGGCCGCGGACCATCCGCTGGCCGGCGCGGAGTCGGTGTCGCTGGAGGTGCTGGCCGACCATCCGGTGGTGCAGTACCCGGCGGTGACCTCGGCCGCCTTCAAGCGGGACCGCACCCCGGACCGGACGCCGTCGGGGCGGCCCGTGCCGCAGGGCCCGGCCGGCACCTCGTTCTCGGAGATGCTGGCCCTGGTCGCGATGGGGCGCGGGGTGCTGCCGGTGGGCGAGCAGACCCGGCACTACCACGCCCGCCCGGACCTGGCGTACGTGCCGATCCGCGACGCGCCGCCGATCAGTCGCGGTCCGGTCTGGCTGGCCAGCAACACCACCACCCGGGTACGCGAGTTCGTCCGCGCCGCGGTCGACGCCAACCCCGCCCCGGAGGCCTGA
- a CDS encoding DUF1801 domain-containing protein yields MDPVTTYLTGLDAPMRETGEKLRSVIEAALPEATGAMWHGHPVWGLGDRPGKTPVCLVKAYPAYVTFGLWRGQDVADDSGRLVPGARRMASVKLRTVAEIDPELFTRWLREAYALETR; encoded by the coding sequence ATGGATCCCGTCACCACCTATCTGACCGGCCTCGACGCGCCGATGCGCGAGACCGGCGAGAAGCTGCGTTCCGTCATCGAGGCCGCGCTGCCGGAGGCCACCGGCGCGATGTGGCACGGCCACCCGGTCTGGGGGCTCGGCGACCGGCCCGGCAAGACCCCGGTCTGCCTGGTCAAGGCGTACCCCGCGTACGTCACCTTCGGGCTGTGGCGGGGGCAGGACGTCGCGGACGACTCCGGGCGGCTCGTCCCGGGCGCGCGCCGGATGGCCTCGGTGAAGCTGCGCACCGTCGCCGAGATCGACCCGGAGCTGTTCACCCGCTGGCTGCGCGAGGCGTACGCGCTGGAGACCCGGTGA
- a CDS encoding VOC family protein translates to MSAVRVTGFDHLVLAVTDVERSLSFYCDTLGLAPVRVDRWRAGEVPFPSVRVNADTIIDLVRGEPGGSNVDHFCLVVEPLDWAEVVESGVFTVLTGPVPRFGARGTATSIYVRDPDGNTVELRWYPGS, encoded by the coding sequence GTGAGCGCCGTGCGGGTGACCGGCTTCGACCACCTGGTCCTCGCCGTCACCGACGTCGAACGGTCCCTGAGCTTCTACTGCGACACCCTCGGCCTGGCACCGGTACGCGTCGACCGCTGGCGCGCCGGCGAGGTGCCCTTCCCCTCGGTACGCGTCAACGCCGACACCATCATCGACCTGGTCCGCGGCGAGCCGGGCGGGTCGAACGTCGACCACTTCTGCCTCGTGGTCGAGCCGCTCGACTGGGCGGAGGTGGTGGAGTCGGGAGTGTTCACCGTGCTGACCGGACCGGTGCCACGATTCGGGGCGCGGGGCACTGCCACCTCGATCTACGTACGCGACCCGGACGGCAACACCGTCGAACTGCGCTGGTACCCGGGGTCTTGA
- a CDS encoding aldo/keto reductase — MKRTLGRSGIEVSALGMGCWAIGGPYAGGANQYGWGRVDDAESTRAIHRALDLGVTFFDTASSYGAGHSEVVLGRALGADRDRVVIATKWGFTFDERTREALGTDSSVAYLRNCLDGSLRRLGTDHVDLYQLHLGDLPVAEALDLVEPLEELVAAGKIRAYGWSTDDPERAAAFAAAGPHCTAVQHDMSVLADRPAMIELCERAGLASINRGPLAMGLLSGKYADGRTVARDDVRSQSYDWMTYFRDGAGAPEWLARVEALREVFATGGRTPTQGALAWLWARSATTVPIPGFRTVAQVEQNAGALALGPLRPDEFAAVEDLLADLRVATVG; from the coding sequence ATGAAGCGCACGTTGGGACGGAGCGGGATCGAGGTCAGCGCGCTGGGCATGGGCTGCTGGGCGATCGGCGGCCCGTACGCCGGTGGCGCCAACCAGTACGGGTGGGGCCGGGTCGACGACGCCGAGTCGACCCGGGCCATCCACCGGGCCCTCGACCTCGGCGTCACCTTCTTCGACACGGCGAGCAGCTACGGCGCCGGGCACAGCGAGGTCGTGCTCGGGCGGGCGCTCGGCGCCGACCGCGACCGGGTGGTGATCGCCACGAAGTGGGGGTTCACCTTCGACGAGCGGACCCGGGAGGCGCTCGGCACGGACAGCAGCGTCGCGTACCTGCGCAACTGCCTGGACGGCTCGCTGCGGCGGCTGGGGACCGACCACGTCGACCTCTACCAGCTCCACCTCGGCGACCTGCCGGTCGCGGAGGCCCTGGACCTGGTCGAGCCACTGGAAGAGCTGGTCGCCGCCGGCAAGATCCGGGCGTACGGCTGGAGCACCGACGACCCGGAACGCGCGGCGGCCTTCGCCGCCGCCGGCCCGCACTGCACCGCGGTGCAGCACGACATGTCGGTGCTGGCCGACCGGCCCGCCATGATCGAACTGTGCGAGCGGGCCGGGCTGGCCAGCATCAACCGGGGGCCGCTCGCCATGGGCCTGCTCAGCGGCAAGTACGCCGACGGCCGCACGGTGGCCCGGGACGACGTGCGGTCGCAGAGCTACGACTGGATGACGTACTTCCGCGACGGGGCGGGGGCACCCGAGTGGCTGGCCCGGGTGGAGGCCCTGCGGGAGGTGTTCGCCACCGGCGGCCGTACGCCCACCCAGGGCGCGCTGGCCTGGCTCTGGGCACGCAGCGCGACCACCGTCCCGATCCCGGGATTTCGTACCGTCGCCCAGGTCGAGCAGAACGCCGGCGCGCTCGCCCTCGGCCCGCTGCGGCCGGACGAGTTCGCCGCCGTCGAGGATCTCCTCGCCGACCTCCGCGTTGCTACGGTCGGCTGA
- a CDS encoding GNAT family N-acetyltransferase translates to MPTLERLGPLHAPALLRFERVNREYFARFVPDRGDDYFDEFADRLAGLLREQEAGECHFHVLVDEDGTVLGRFNLVDVADGSAELGYRVAERATGRGVAREGVRRVCALARDEYGLRRLVASAALANPASLAVLRRTGFVPVEEVLIGGQPCLRHVLDLTSG, encoded by the coding sequence ATGCCCACACTCGAACGACTCGGCCCTCTTCATGCCCCGGCGTTGCTCCGCTTCGAGCGGGTGAACCGGGAGTACTTCGCCCGGTTCGTGCCGGACCGGGGCGACGACTACTTCGACGAGTTCGCCGACCGGCTCGCGGGCCTGCTGAGGGAGCAGGAGGCCGGCGAGTGCCACTTCCACGTCCTGGTCGACGAGGACGGCACGGTGCTGGGCCGGTTCAACCTGGTCGACGTGGCCGACGGCAGCGCCGAACTGGGCTACCGCGTGGCCGAGCGGGCCACCGGGCGCGGCGTGGCCCGCGAGGGCGTACGTCGAGTCTGCGCCCTGGCCCGCGACGAGTACGGGCTGCGCCGCCTGGTCGCGTCGGCCGCGCTGGCGAACCCGGCGTCCCTGGCGGTCCTCCGGCGGACCGGATTCGTGCCGGTCGAGGAGGTGCTGATCGGCGGCCAGCCCTGCCTGCGGCACGTCCTCGACCTCACTTCCGGGTGA
- a CDS encoding DUF899 family protein gives MTTSTQRTALPPIVDRETWRRERDHLLAREKAHTREGDAIAAARRRLPMTPVPPVTVQGPAGETPLLEVFEGRRMLMAYFHMWHDGKPYEDQCEGCTFATCHMERLDYLHARDVTYAVFCQGSYADSAPFAEFMGYRFPWYSARDSDPALVDGRGFGFIACYLRDDENRIYETYWTTGRGVEALTTSYHALDLTVYGRQEKWEDSPEGWPTVSGHQWRLDGRPIAQWSRPGVTAATGASCCGD, from the coding sequence ATGACGACTTCCACCCAGCGCACCGCCCTGCCGCCGATCGTCGACCGGGAGACCTGGCGGCGCGAACGTGACCACCTGCTGGCCCGGGAGAAGGCCCACACCCGCGAGGGCGACGCCATCGCGGCCGCCCGGCGCCGGCTGCCCATGACACCCGTGCCGCCCGTCACCGTGCAGGGCCCCGCCGGGGAGACGCCGCTGCTGGAGGTCTTCGAGGGCCGCCGGATGCTGATGGCCTACTTCCACATGTGGCACGACGGCAAGCCGTACGAGGACCAGTGCGAGGGATGCACCTTCGCGACCTGCCACATGGAGAGGCTGGACTACCTGCACGCCCGGGACGTCACGTACGCGGTGTTCTGCCAGGGCTCCTACGCCGACAGCGCCCCGTTCGCGGAGTTCATGGGCTACCGCTTCCCCTGGTACTCGGCGCGGGACTCCGACCCGGCCCTGGTGGACGGCCGCGGCTTCGGGTTCATCGCCTGCTACCTGCGCGACGACGAGAACCGGATCTACGAGACCTACTGGACCACCGGGCGCGGCGTCGAGGCGTTGACGACCAGCTACCACGCCCTCGACCTCACCGTGTACGGCCGGCAGGAGAAATGGGAGGACTCACCGGAGGGGTGGCCGACGGTCAGCGGGCACCAGTGGCGTCTCGACGGCCGCCCGATCGCGCAGTGGAGCCGCCCGGGTGTCACGGCCGCGACCGGAGCCTCCTGCTGCGGGGATTGA
- a CDS encoding VOC family protein → MACRISELVLKCRDPEVLARFWCEVLDFVELDREAEGCIEIGPREGFGGPQPTIFLIRNDEPKNGPARLHIDVNATDRDQDAELERLLAAGAKLVDIGQPADASWHVLADPEGNEFCLLRRRLSPL, encoded by the coding sequence ATGGCATGTCGTATCAGTGAACTCGTGCTCAAGTGCCGCGACCCCGAGGTGCTGGCGCGGTTCTGGTGCGAGGTCCTGGACTTCGTGGAGCTCGATCGCGAAGCGGAAGGCTGCATCGAGATCGGCCCGCGCGAGGGGTTCGGCGGCCCGCAGCCGACGATCTTCCTCATCCGCAACGACGAGCCGAAGAACGGGCCTGCCCGGCTGCACATCGACGTCAACGCCACCGACCGCGATCAGGACGCCGAGCTCGAGCGTCTCCTGGCCGCCGGGGCCAAACTCGTCGACATCGGTCAGCCCGCGGATGCGTCCTGGCACGTCCTCGCTGACCCGGAAGGCAACGAATTCTGCCTGCTCAGGCGCCGCCTCAGCCCGCTCTGA
- a CDS encoding MOSC domain-containing protein, with protein sequence MKLLSVNVGKPRPNPWKKLSATGIDKRPVSGPVAVAAPGPKGTGEVGLAGDRVYDVKHHGGPDQAVYAYAREDLDRWEAELDRSLTNGGFGENLTTVGVDVNRALIGERWRIGPDVVLEVSCPRIPCATFQGWLQEHGWIKRFTEAALPGAYLRVIEPGQVRASDPVEIMYRPAHQVTVELVFRAMTLEPELLPQLLAAEALPEEERELVRRRCP encoded by the coding sequence ATGAAGCTTCTGTCCGTCAATGTGGGCAAGCCACGACCCAATCCATGGAAGAAGCTCAGCGCGACAGGAATCGACAAGCGCCCTGTTTCCGGCCCGGTGGCTGTCGCCGCCCCCGGCCCGAAGGGCACCGGCGAAGTCGGTCTCGCGGGCGACCGCGTCTACGACGTGAAGCACCACGGCGGTCCCGACCAGGCCGTCTACGCGTACGCCCGCGAGGATCTCGACCGCTGGGAAGCCGAGTTGGACCGGTCGCTCACGAACGGTGGCTTCGGTGAGAACCTGACGACCGTTGGCGTCGATGTCAATCGCGCGTTGATCGGCGAACGCTGGCGGATCGGGCCGGATGTCGTCCTGGAGGTGTCCTGCCCACGGATTCCCTGTGCGACCTTCCAGGGCTGGCTGCAAGAGCACGGCTGGATCAAGCGGTTCACGGAGGCCGCGTTGCCGGGCGCGTACCTGCGTGTGATCGAGCCCGGCCAGGTCCGGGCCAGCGACCCCGTCGAGATCATGTACCGGCCCGCCCACCAGGTGACCGTCGAACTCGTCTTCCGCGCGATGACCCTCGAGCCGGAACTGTTGCCGCAACTGCTGGCCGCCGAGGCACTGCCTGAGGAAGAAAGGGAACTGGTCCGCCGGCGGTGTCCCTGA
- a CDS encoding WapI family immunity protein, with the protein MKLISRDGGYLELRPEGYQLDATDLVREDEEDDRDEWLVVSCRVRIADGREWSFVQPCLTTDEAEMLAVWLAGVGAGDVTPTPVAPPARALLSFIEPNLAFSLEDANPARARVRAHFSHESMPPWNPHHDWPDYHAYFITLDVSTADLLSAAQRWRIEIQPFPTRTPPRSPC; encoded by the coding sequence GTGAAGCTGATCTCCCGTGACGGCGGATATCTCGAACTTCGGCCCGAGGGATACCAACTCGACGCCACTGACCTCGTTCGGGAAGACGAGGAGGATGATCGGGATGAGTGGCTCGTCGTCAGCTGTCGTGTCCGCATCGCCGACGGCCGCGAGTGGAGCTTCGTTCAGCCCTGCTTGACGACTGACGAGGCGGAGATGCTCGCTGTCTGGCTGGCCGGCGTAGGTGCGGGCGACGTGACACCGACGCCCGTCGCGCCGCCGGCCCGAGCCCTGCTCTCCTTCATCGAGCCCAACCTGGCCTTCAGCCTCGAAGATGCCAACCCGGCCCGGGCCCGCGTACGCGCCCACTTCTCCCACGAGAGCATGCCCCCGTGGAATCCACATCACGACTGGCCCGACTACCACGCATACTTCATCACCCTTGACGTCAGCACCGCTGACCTGCTCTCAGCAGCTCAACGATGGCGGATCGAAATCCAACCTTTCCCCACGAGGACGCCGCCAAGGTCACCTTGCTAG
- a CDS encoding zinc metalloprotease has translation MGLRPNLLTRRTAGVASTTLALLLSTAAVGVVPAASAFSAAPDASCVGPADVHSDARVKKGGTAKLDPNELTAKQVRERDADLAAALRERANFRAGAGATTLATVTIPVVVHVIQRDSTRAGGNIPDSMVTQQIDVLNKAYAGATGGAPTAFSFQLTKVHHVTNAAWYPIVQGSSAERSMKTSLREGGKNTLNLYLGELSDDLLGWATFPQRKLSSMDGVVALSESLPGGTATNYNQGDTGTHEVGHWLNLYHTFQGGCSGSGDSVSDTPAEASPAFECPTGRDTCTTAGLDPITNFMDYTYDSCMYQFTPGQASRMLTAWNAYRAA, from the coding sequence ATGGGACTGCGTCCCAACCTGCTGACCCGGCGTACCGCCGGCGTCGCGTCGACGACCCTCGCGCTGCTGCTCAGCACCGCCGCCGTGGGCGTCGTCCCCGCTGCTTCGGCCTTCTCGGCCGCCCCCGACGCGTCCTGCGTCGGGCCCGCTGACGTCCACTCGGACGCGCGGGTCAAGAAGGGTGGCACGGCCAAGCTGGACCCGAACGAGCTGACCGCCAAGCAGGTCCGTGAGCGCGACGCCGACCTGGCCGCGGCGCTGCGGGAGCGGGCGAACTTCCGCGCCGGCGCCGGGGCCACCACGCTCGCCACGGTGACCATCCCCGTCGTCGTCCACGTCATCCAGCGGGACAGCACCCGGGCCGGCGGCAACATCCCGGACTCGATGGTGACCCAGCAGATCGACGTGTTGAACAAGGCGTACGCCGGTGCCACCGGCGGCGCCCCGACCGCCTTCAGCTTCCAGCTCACCAAGGTGCACCACGTCACCAACGCCGCCTGGTACCCGATCGTGCAGGGTTCCTCGGCCGAGCGCTCGATGAAGACCTCGCTGCGTGAGGGCGGCAAGAACACGCTCAACCTCTACCTGGGCGAGCTGAGCGACGACCTGCTCGGCTGGGCCACCTTCCCGCAGCGCAAGCTGAGCAGCATGGACGGCGTGGTCGCGCTGAGCGAGTCGCTGCCGGGCGGCACGGCGACCAACTACAACCAGGGCGACACCGGCACCCACGAGGTCGGCCACTGGCTGAACCTCTACCACACCTTCCAGGGTGGCTGCTCGGGCTCGGGCGACAGCGTCTCCGACACCCCGGCCGAGGCCTCGCCGGCCTTCGAGTGCCCGACCGGCCGCGACACCTGCACCACCGCCGGCCTGGACCCGATCACCAACTTCATGGACTACACCTACGACTCGTGCATGTACCAGTTCACCCCTGGTCAGGCGAGCCGCATGCTGACCGCGTGGAACGCCTACCGCGCGGCCTGA
- a CDS encoding pyridoxamine 5'-phosphate oxidase family protein — protein sequence MASWSEFAADEPRLADEIRLLLQQYGPGFGYLATVRADGGPRVHPVSPVITDDGLWCFVIDSPKRRDLERDGRFALHSFPPEESDDEAYVAGRARPVTDPATVARVARIGRAAPQGDWRLFEFTVDVAMLTRRDQVTRPGGGRPEVRVWLDPGAGAAARRDPLAPEGRRGRHGFDTRRPAA from the coding sequence ATGGCTTCCTGGTCCGAATTCGCCGCCGACGAGCCCCGCCTCGCCGACGAGATCCGCCTCCTGTTGCAGCAGTACGGGCCGGGTTTCGGCTACCTCGCCACGGTCCGCGCCGACGGCGGCCCGCGGGTGCACCCGGTCTCCCCGGTCATCACCGACGACGGGCTCTGGTGCTTCGTCATCGACTCGCCCAAGCGCCGCGACCTCGAACGTGACGGCCGCTTCGCGCTGCACTCCTTCCCGCCGGAGGAGAGCGACGACGAGGCCTACGTGGCCGGCCGGGCCCGCCCCGTGACCGACCCGGCGACCGTGGCCCGGGTGGCCCGGATCGGCCGGGCCGCGCCGCAGGGCGACTGGCGGCTGTTCGAGTTCACCGTCGACGTGGCGATGCTGACCCGGCGCGACCAGGTGACGCGGCCCGGCGGCGGCCGGCCCGAGGTGCGCGTCTGGCTCGACCCGGGGGCCGGCGCCGCGGCTCGGCGTGACCCGCTCGCCCCCGAGGGCCGGCGCGGCCGGCACGGCTTCGACACCCGCCGCCCGGCGGCCTGA
- the dcd gene encoding dCTP deaminase, protein MLLSDRDLVSEIKAGTLALEPFEPTLVQPSSIDVRLDRLFRVFNNHLYTHIDPSVQQDDLTSMVEVAEGQPFVLHPGEFVLASTLEVISLGDQLAGRLEGKSSLGRLGLLTHSTAGFIDPGFSGHVTLELSNVANLPITLWPGMKIGQLCIFRLSSPAEHPYGSAVYGSRYQGQRGPTPSRSWQNWRTWPTR, encoded by the coding sequence ATGCTGCTCTCCGACCGCGACCTGGTCTCCGAGATCAAGGCGGGCACGCTCGCGCTGGAGCCCTTCGAGCCCACGCTGGTGCAACCGTCCAGCATCGACGTACGTCTGGACCGGCTGTTCCGGGTCTTCAACAACCATCTCTACACGCACATCGACCCGTCCGTGCAACAGGACGACCTCACCTCGATGGTGGAGGTGGCCGAGGGCCAGCCGTTCGTGCTGCACCCGGGCGAGTTCGTGCTCGCCTCCACACTGGAGGTGATCTCGCTCGGCGACCAGCTCGCCGGGCGCCTGGAGGGCAAGTCCAGCCTGGGCCGGCTCGGCCTGCTGACCCACTCCACGGCCGGCTTCATCGACCCGGGCTTCTCCGGCCACGTCACGCTGGAGCTGTCCAACGTGGCGAACCTGCCGATCACGCTCTGGCCGGGCATGAAGATCGGCCAGCTCTGCATCTTCCGGCTCTCCTCGCCGGCCGAGCACCCGTACGGCTCGGCCGTCTACGGCTCCCGCTACCAGGGCCAGCGCGGCCCCACCCCGAGCCGGTCCTGGCAGAACTGGCGCACCTGGCCGACCCGCTGA